The window CCTACAAATCACCTCTCTCCAATGAGAATCTACTTCTaccccaaacctccaaacccatttcccTAGCAAAGCTATATTCATATCCTAGAACTTCCTAAAACCTGCACCCCCTTGATCCCTGGGCTTACAAACTTCTTCACGtttcaaaagatgaaatttgtgatTGTCTTCCGCTCCattccacaaaaaaaataaaaaataaaaaatccctccTAAGTTTTTCGACTTATTTAGGACCAATTTTGGGCATTTAAATAGAAACATCTAATAAACTAGGAGATTAGCCATAACCGTCTTGATCAAAGTTATTTTCCCGCCCAAAGATAAGTGATGAGTTTTCCAATGAGACAATCTTCTCTCAAACATTTCGATGACTTCATGCCAAAGATGTTTCACCAGTTTTCCAATACAAAGCAGGAGGCCTAGATACAACGTAGGGAAAACACTCTCCCTACACCCAAATTTGTAAGCGAATAACTTTGTTTCCTCCTTTGGAATTTCCACCCCCAAAATTTCACTATTGCTAATATAAACTTTTAGACCCGAAACTGCCTGAAAACTGACTATGATTGCTCGAAGATATTCCATAGAGGAAGGAGTTGCTTCACAAAATAGCATTGTATCATCTGCGTGCTGCAAATGAGTAACCTAAAAATCTGAATTATCCACTTAAAATCCTTTCACGAGCCCTATCTCCACCACCCTGCCTAAGAGTTTGCTGAATGCCTCCATGATCACCACAAACAAATATGGAGATGGGGGGTCGCATTGACAAAGACCTCTGACACTCAGAAAAAAACCCTTTAGTGAGCCATTCACCAAAACCAAACATTTAGTTGGCTCGGCACATTCTTGCATCCAGGCCTGCCATTTAATCCCGCATCCCAACCTTGCTAGCACATAATCCAGGAAGTCCCAATCGACatgatcataagctttttctatgtCCAACTTTAAAACCAAACTTTTGACCCTTCTATTGCAAGCTTCTATACATTCATTCACAACCAAAAAACTATCAACAATCTACCTTCCTTTTACAAAAGCCTCTTGCATTTCTGAAATTGCTTCTCCCAACACCGCTCGGAATCTAGAGGCGAGCAGCTTAGCCAAGATCTTGTAAGGGCGTCCCAGTAAGCTGATGGGTCTAAAATCTCTAAGGAATTCGGCACCTTCTTTTTTTGAAATTGTCGCTATGAACGTGGACCCCAACTCTGAAACTATATATCCTTTCTCAAAAAAATCATTGATAAATGCAAGCACATCCCTCTTAACCTGCTGCCAAAACTTCTGAAAGAACACAATCAGGTGATACATACCAGTTTCGGACAATACTTTAAACCTTGCTGAGGAGCCCAAAATTCCCAACAGAAGAGTAGCAatcaaaatcaaaaataaatATTTGCTTATAACCCTCAAAAATGTAACCCCAAAAACACAATCAAATTACGAACTGAACTAACAAATCAGCAACAATCAAACATTGCTGTGGTAAAACAACTAAAAAAATGCCAGGAAAGAATTTACTAAACCCGATTGTCTGCTCGGTTATAACTCACAGACAAGATCAGATTATGAGCCCaattaacaacaacaacaacacccaAACATTTGAATTATaaataaaatcaaggcatcaaGAATTACAAACCCAGAAGTGCGGATGGTAAATCCATGAAACATAGCCGTATTATGATTGATTCAACAACATCAACAAATTcccaacaattaaaaaaaaaaaaaaaatgccgcAGGAAAATTACTAACCCAAACGCAGAAGCGATTAAAACCCATAACGCAATCCAATACGACAGAATTAATGCAACAACAAAATCATTACAAGCAAAAAACGAAAGATGAAGAATCGAGGAATTACTAACCCAATTGCCCGGAAGACGATCCAGCCCTGCCCGTGGGGCCCACACCATACCCAAACACGTCTGGCCCATCTGCCGCTCTCCTCAACTTCTTACTCCCAGCCACAACAACAGCCCCGCCATCACCATCGCCATCGTCATCAAGATCctcgtcatcatcatcttcatccccGTAATCCGGCAATGGCCTAGGAATCCTCCCCCTCGCCTTCTTCCCGAAACTGCCCGCGGCCGCTGGCTGCATTGATGGTCCCAGATGCAGCCCCGGGTGGGGCGGTGGAACGTGCCGCGTGGACCCACCGAGGATGCTCCTGATCGGGAGGAGGAAGTAGAATTTCTTGTCGCCAATCTGGAGGAGATCCTGGGAATCAAGCTTGACAGGGGGATTGCCGGGGAGGTGGAGGACGCCCTCGACGAAGCAACCGTTCTTGCCGACGACCTCGAGGGCGAACCGACGGCGCTGGAAGTCGTAGAAGATGCGGGCGTGGTGACGGGAGATGTTCATGCCGCCGCCGAGGGAGGACAAATCGACGTCGACCGTTGATTTCTTGCTGTTGCGGCCGAGGATGATGGAGTAGGTTTGCATGTAGTATTCGAAGTCCTCGCCCTGGAGCTTGGCGAATCCGGCCTCCACGTCGCTGGTGGCGGGGTTGGTGGGGGTGGGGGTCGaggtgggcatcatcatcatcttggccGTTGGTTTGAGGTAAAGGAGGGTTTGGATTTGATTGGATTGTGGGGTTTTAATGGAGAGAGAGATTTTCTGGTGGGAAGGGAAAGCAAGGGGAATTTTTTGCAGAgaagaggagttatttgatactctgactgtGTACGACGCTTGGTACGCAGGCACTTAAGAAATGAAGCACGTGTCAAATACTAACTCAATCTAACCCGACtaaattatagaaaacagtgtataacgttgattaaaaatatttacgtggaaatttttatttatttcatttaaaTAAGAGCATTATATTTGATTAATttataaccgtccaataaatatccagaAATCTAACAGTTTAATTAACAAAGAAGagtgatttttggttcatgatacagaTAAACTGGCACCCATAATTTGGAAGGATTATCTTGAACTCAAAGCGTTCGTAATTTCTAATTGCTTGCATATCATCCGccacactccgccagagtatcaaagcattTCTCTTTAATAtttagatactctggcagagtgtgttgaatgatactcaggcactaagaaattacttagaaactgCAACACGTAGAATGCAAGTAATCCAATCAAACAGCCAAATTATGGTAGCCAGCATaactgtacacgagttgagttagctccGTGTTTGGATTGGAAAAGTTCGACTCACGTTAGCTCGAAATTGGATTTAAATTGAGTTGAACtagtttttggagctcaaaaaaattttgaactaagTTCGATCTTGCTCCGGCTCGGCTCCACTCGGATCAAACCTCAAATCAAACCAATTCGGATCAAGCCTTAACTCAAATCGACTCAGATCAAATGAGATCGATgcctcggttattttgatatgaatgttgCTTGCCGAATGTTTGATagaatgactcaacgaagtgttggcgaggaaggaatgaatACATCGGggatttgattttgatgctgcttgcTGGATGTGTAATTTTGAAGCCACTATCtaggtgtttaatgaaatacctataaaatattattattgttttacattcagtaagaaattgaagatgcattccacttatttaaaaaatgacgatcaggctcaaactcggttcgaacGGGCCTGAGCTGCTGATCCAAACGACTCGGTTCAAACAGGCCTAAGCTGCTGATCCAAACAAGTCGAGCTAGCAAGataggctcaaggactgagctgaATCAAGTTATAGCTGAGGTTAGCTACTGACTGagttatgccaagctcgactcgctTCGACCCACATACAACTCTAGTACATCAACCAAATATTAAGTTTGTTTATCAGATTGATGGAcaattattggacggttaaaatggaaAATATCCATCGGTCATATCTTCACATACAATTGTTCATGAACCAGAGGTTGGGATTGTTCAATTAATCTGATATTGGATTTGTGTGGTGGGGACAGTGTAATGGACAATCTAGTTGGTTTTGTTTGAGTTGATATATGTCACTTGTACAATTTCCGACTGCCTGTGTATAAGCCTCCTATCCAGCCTCAGTATCATTTtttaaactttgatactctgagtAATGGGTTGGTTGATAAACCGCCGCTATAAAATTGCACAAGTGGAATAAAATCAACataattaaaccgtccaaatagcgTGTCCCAGTTTAGATAGcagaaaaattcaaattttcacagattttattttcttagtGGTAAATGATGAACATTCAATAGACAACCGAGATGAGAAATGATCAGCGAtcctaattcaaaattcaaattcccATAGGCTCCATGATTGCTTGATCAAAATTGGATTGGTGGGCTTATATGCGACACGTAGAATTTCTGTGCGTCTGTGTATCGAGCATCATACTCTGCAGAGTATCAATTAATTCCCCCAAGGTTTGGCCGAGGCTTGGTCTTGATCAGGGCTGTTAACGGGCCGGGCCTTGGGTTTTGAACAGTTTCGGGCCGGGCCGTCAGGcagggcctattcaaaattctaatttcaAGAACCGAGCAGGGCCCATTGATACCCCTACTCCTGAGTGGGGCTGATTCTAGGCCTGAGATGAGAACTGAGTTGGgctctttttatttttggttgcAGGAGTTGGGtccacttccaagatatgtttggGCCAAGTAGAATAGGTAGTAGGTAGTGTGTCAGGGTTGGGTGGGTCGGGGGCAAATGTAGGccgtttaagtaaatgggttgggcttggatcaACGGATCCCTAAGCATGTGAGCCCAAGTGGGCTGCGACACACATCTTGAGTCATGGGCAAAGCGTATCCTTAGCACTGCACATTTCCCACGGGGCCACCCAACAACCGGCCTGGATCTCACACGAATGCATATGTCGGCACATGTGTAGCGTTTGAGTGTCTGCCATTTTGATGAATCTTCGGGAAGACAAGGAAGAGGGAGACATTGTTAGCTCTTTGGCTGGCCAAGAAATCTTTGGACGAACATATGAATGTTGTCTATTTTGTTCTCACCTTGGACTTTACCTACTTTCAAAGGGGTTAATCTATCCTTTGAATTTTATAGGTGATCTTGGGATTTGGCCATCTTAGCTCCAGCTTGCTCAGCCCGACTTCGTTGTACATTTCATCAGTGTAAATCTTGGGTTTTCTCTTTTTCATATGTCTACTTGTTTGTGAGCTTGCAGCCCACTTGAACAAGGGATGGATTAGGAAGCGGGAAATAGGGATTTGGGCTGGGCAAGGAGGTTAGGGTTGGGCGGTAACCCAATCAAGTTTCTAGATGATTATCGGCAGTTTGGTCGGGCCCTGAATGAATATTGGCTACTTGGCCGAGCTTCTTAATTTACTTTTGAATTCATTACTACTACTCTTTATCTTGTCGTTCTATCAATtgtgattttataaaaaaaatacttttaagtatttttgtaaatttttaacttgaaatatttttctcATAATATAACACATCCTTTTAATTGAGTTTTTTAAGAATGGTCAGAAATATAATacaacatggcccacctgatcaaggaTGGATTAGAAAGTGGGAAATAAGGATTTGAGCTGGGCAAGGAAGCCAGGGTTGGGCTGTGGCCTACCAAGTGCTTTGTAGTGTCACTCTGCTTCACTGGATGAGTAGACCCACCTGGTTTTTTGGAGCCAGTCCATGCTGATGGATTCCCCAGCTTGATGAGTAGCCCTTATCTAGCACCTCTAAATAATGACACGTGTACCATGGATAACCTCAGCATAACTTCACCGGTTCATTTTGGCTCTGCCCCAACTCAGGACCCAGCATTTATCTCCACCCACCGGCCCCAGATGATGGGTGATCCAATGATCCGAACGGTCCATCTTGCAGACTCTATTTTTCCGACCACAATAGGAAACGAAACCTATAATGACTTGCAATTCATGGCTAAAAGACTGGGACATTTGACTGAACATGTTCGGCCAAGTCATAACTCATCTTAGTCATGGGTGAATCAGCCCAATTTACCCAACTTAAGGCGACAGCAATGACCCATGGCATCGAACTGGATAGGGTGTGACTGAGTCCCAGCCAACTCAGATAAGTCCCATCATACCCCTAAAATTGCTTAGGGCCCATTCGTTAGtgctgaatttttgtacttaatgcagaatttaaaaaatgttttatattttgGTGTTTGTTAAGTTGGAAGAAGGAAGGTGCTCCATCATTTTATGCCAAAATTTTTCCGTAATAAAAGTTTAGTTTAATGGAGAATCAAAAATGCACTccgtgattattattttttaatccaaaattattCTTTGCTACGAAGATTTTCTCCCTTGCGTTATACATATTCCAACTTTTAACATGAGGCACTACTCGCATAAAGCTTTTCATTAAGCCCGTCCATAGTGTGTACAACATTTAAGTCATCCATTACATGTCTTACTAATATATTTATATTCATCAAATAGTTATATAAAATTTTCTTCTAcactaaaataaaagaaattaaaaaatataagattTATATATCtcactcttatttttatatataaggAGAATTCGTGAAAACATTTGTACAAAACCCATAAGAGGAGAGCACGGCCCACCCATTAAGAAAAAGTTTGGACAGGGGACCCCAATCATTAAAACCTTCCAGATAAAGGTACTGTGCATGCCATCCCTGCTAAGATGAAAGGACGCCCCAAAAAATAGGCCATTCGGAaagtattacagtgggccccacacattgcatGGTAGGTTAATCttaaattataaacatttgaagtGGATCTCGCCTCGGCTTATTTACGGTACGGATCTTTCGGACCATCTCATGTAGCGGAGTGGCTGCACACGAGATAGATGCAAAAGTCAGTCTTTCCCCACTTCTTTGCTAGCATCTAAAGCCGTCCAAATGGGAAATTTCTTTCTTTCAAAATACCCCTGAAAATGTCCAAAACTACCTAAATTAGCATCgacactaaaaatgaggtagatccaaaacttatgtggctccaaagaagttttcaatccccgttgctttctatggtgcgatccacttgagctttagatttacctgattttttggcccatgctctaaaataatctcaaaaaatgggtggacggtgtggatatagcccacacatcatggtgggacctacacaacttgctaacattgagtgaaattggacgagacccaatgcaattccatctaatctaattccaagcttttccatccttcccgaacatggagtggaattggtattacagtgggccccacacattgcatGGTAGGTTAATCttaaattataaacatttgaagtGGATCTCGCCTCGGCTTATTTACGGTACGGATCTTTCGGACCATCTCATGTAGCGGAGTGGCTGCACACGAGATAGATGCAAAAGTCAGTCTTTCCCCACTTCTTTGCTAGCATCTAAAGCCGTCCAAATGGGAAATTTCTTTCTTTCAAAATACCCCTGAAAATGTCCAAAACTACCTAAATTAGCatctgttgtgggccccactgggggCATCACGCCATCTCCAAGCACGTGTGCCAAAGGGGATTACGGGCCCACCATGTTCACCTAATTACAGTCATACACTCCCCATGTGTATCCAATCATATCCACAAAAGCCCGAGATCCAACCTACACATCGTACGCATGTGTATCAAGATCCAGACAGTCTAGACAATGGGCCCCAAAGTAGAGGTGACACATAACTCCAATATTCAAACAGATAGGACAGTCCTAACCCAAATGGTCCTACAAAATGTCAGTCGCAAGCTGGTTATGGCTGTCCCTGGGGACGTGCCTACAGCGAACCGAGCACCACGTTGGGGAGAGCGTGCAtgagatctagaccgtccatcaggtgtgtcaCCTCATTTTCGTCTTGGATAACAAAAATTAGGTAGTCCAAAGCTTAGGTATCCATCACACGAGGAAGATTTAACGTGGGACACTCACTATCAGTCCTGCGTATAAGCCATCTGTTGAGAATATTGTCAGCTAGTAGGGTTGGGACACTTAGTCAATCCATCGATCTAGGCAGTTCATTGGATTCAGATCACATTTCATTGGCTATGACGCAAACATCATGCCTATCTAACAAAtgtgaaccatttgatcaatggtctttaatatggatggtcaagataatTTACAAAAAATAGTCACAATGAattatttgatccatctatttgttaggtctATCATAGGTAGTTTATGACTTAAAAGTACCACTTTTATTGACAATTCCATGGCTATAAAGATTGTTGGGGCTGGGAAAAACAAAGCCAAATTAAATATgaataggattgtccaatcaatatgatttttataTTATAGTTATTAAAAACTAACAAGATTTTTGTATTATTCGACTCAGCAATGGCTTCATATATGATGGTGTGAACGCCCTCCCAACATGCATGGCCTACAAAGCGACTCGGTGGTAATGCATTCACACCCTTTGTGTGATTATGTTTCAGGAGGATGATGGCGGCTAGGTGTATTCAAAATTTGTTTGACttgctttagatttttttattgtgCAATACATTTTCCAATGAGGCTCAGAATGGTATTAAAGGTTTGGCGACGCCACTAGCTGATTTGGTAAGGTGATTGTGCATTGTTGGCGAAAATCATATACCTGTCTGGTAGAGCCAAAGAATCATGAAATTCCTTGGCACAAGGGACTCCTGTGGTTGGCCTGTGACCCCAGAGGTACGGGTAAAGATCTTGGTCATGAGGGATGAAGAATTTAGGTATCCTCTCTCGCTCCCACTACTTGAGGTCTTTACTTTGAGGGGCTTACAATTTTCAGAGGAATCTTATATATGTGGAAAAGGTTAGTCATATAGCCATGCTTCACATAATCCTATGAGTGGACTCGACAAGCAAAAAGAAAAGGTAAATAAGCAAGTTCTAACTTTACTTTGCAAAGTTGAAAGACAATGGCCAGGtacatagaataaaataaaatgatgaaaGTAAATatggcaaaagaaaaagaaaacaagcaaCATAATTATTTATAATAGAATGTGCAAAATGTACCACGTTTTGAGATTGATTGTGAtatgagaaagagaaaaggaaatttGAACACcctttttaagtaaaaaagggATAGTCAAATGTCCATAATCCTAACTTTACTATTGAATTGGCTAGCTTGTCATACTGTAGCTGGTTTAGATGAGGTAGAACCTAAGCAAGGGTGCGGTTGATCCGGGATATCCTAGGTGGTAGAGTTTTCTCTTTTGGGGGATAGGGGCTTGCTACATTTCAAGGGATTTCTCTTAGCTTCTCAAATGATCTGTGGGCGTTTCTTTCCATCTCTACCTCTGCCTCTTCTGACCAAAGGGTGGGGTGTTGGATTTATAGGCTACAAAACCGGTGGCTAATGGATGATTGACGGACACTTGATAATTTTTCTCATACAGGATTTGTCAAAGAGCATCAAGATCTCCGGGTTGTGGGAAGCGCGGCGCCAAGTGGGCGTCAACTAGGGGTTGGCCGATAGTATACTTCTTTTGGTTTCTGAATATCCacattttttcttgttttctttgggCTTTTAGTGGTTTCCTTGCTATTAGCGGCTGTGGATTAGGAGATCTAACCCATTTATCTCCTTCGGGAAGATCCTTTTAGCTCAAATATTTTTGTTTGGTAGAATTTCAAAGGTTCCTTCAATATGTGGGTGCACTTTTATCGAGATAGGTCTAAAAGATTAGCCCTGAGGCTAGCTACCTAAATGTCCATGTTGAGGAGCCGAGAGTTGGCAATCTCGGGATTGAGTCTAAGAGCCTAATTGGGGACGTGTTAGGGGTTTTATGCCTAAATTTGCTTGGTTTTCCAACATTTTTCAAAGAAGTTAAGTAGATTCATGATAGATAGATTATGATACAACTATTTACATTTGTAATTACATGCAAAATATATTGTAAAGTCAGCCACCAGCTGATATAGAGCAATTAGTATATATGTGTAACGACATTAAAGTAGATGTATAGGTAGTTAGAGTTTGCAAGCTTAGATTAGAGTAATGTCATATATTGGATCTAATAGATTCATTTGTTTACCTTCTATAAGGGCGCAATGTAGTTTTCATTTCTAATTAATTTAGACAAATCTAGTTATATGTTTAAATTCAAGAATGAAAAGTTTAACATCTGCTACGATTTGAATGTAATTGACACTAGCACCATGATTAATAACTTATACTAAGTGAACTTGAATGCCTCACATATTTATAATATGAATGCTCTGCATGGAAATAAGATAGGAACTAAAAGAAGATTGGATTATGAAAATTCTTTCATGCTATAGTATAGGCGATCAGATCATATATACCTCTCAGGAGAGATTGGAAACGACAGTATGAGAATGAATTCTTTACTCTTtagacttaaaaaaaaaaaaaagttttcacaAATTATATAAAAGCTAAAGAAACCATAATCATGAATAAATGTATAATTATGAGTGTAAAACTTTTAGAGGTGATAGATGTGAATATGTGTAATCTATTTCATTCCGTATCTTAGAGTGGACAAAGATATTTTATCAACTTTATAGATAATTACTCTTCTTTTAATTTGGATCATTATCTTATAAATTTACAAGACTTCTCAAGGATAAGTACATATGATCACATTACATATGCAATTCTCATACCACACTTTTATATCTTTGATATATGTTGTTAAAACTAATAATATTCATGATCATGTTtcgttttattttataaaa is drawn from Magnolia sinica isolate HGM2019 chromosome 5, MsV1, whole genome shotgun sequence and contains these coding sequences:
- the LOC131246821 gene encoding FHA domain-containing protein FHA2, with the protein product MMMMPTSTPTPTNPATSDVEAGFAKLQGEDFEYYMQTYSIILGRNSKKSTVDVDLSSLGGGMNISRHHARIFYDFQRRRFALEVVGKNGCFVEGVLHLPGNPPVKLDSQDLLQIGDKKFYFLLPIRSILGGSTRHVPPPHPGLHLGPSMQPAAAGSFGKKARGRIPRPLPDYGDEDDDDEDLDDDGDGDGGAVVVAGSKKLRRAADGPDVFGYGVGPTGRAGSSSGQLEKKGETRSRVDREADNHQLLQLEEKDVVSSVATVLSDLCGPGEWMPMGKLHAELVEQYGSIWHHSRVRRYLQSEEWPINETKGRPWFGLLALLRKYPEHFVINTRSKGRMTSEFVSLVSLLS